A portion of the Rubritalea squalenifaciens DSM 18772 genome contains these proteins:
- the rplA gene encoding 50S ribosomal protein L1, with translation MAKRSKRYQKAAELVDRTKAYGIEEAVGTIKKFPGIKFDPTVTLSFALGVDPRKSDQMVRGSVALPHGTGKDVKVVVFATGDAAKAAEAAGADKVGLADLIKEVQGGFTDFDAAIATPDAMAEVRKIARVLGPRGLMPNPKTGTVTDDTAKAVQAVKAGRIDYKVDKSGNVSAAIGKASFDETKIIENAKALVESVVKAKPASAKGNYIKSATIAASMSPGVKLDSTVYGANA, from the coding sequence ATGGCTAAACGTAGTAAACGTTATCAGAAAGCCGCTGAGCTGGTGGATCGCACCAAGGCTTACGGCATCGAAGAGGCTGTCGGAACTATCAAGAAGTTTCCTGGCATCAAGTTTGACCCAACCGTCACACTTTCTTTCGCTCTTGGGGTAGACCCACGTAAGAGTGATCAGATGGTGCGTGGTTCTGTAGCTCTCCCGCACGGTACAGGTAAGGATGTTAAGGTAGTCGTATTCGCGACTGGTGATGCAGCTAAGGCTGCTGAAGCTGCTGGTGCTGACAAAGTAGGTCTTGCTGACCTCATCAAGGAAGTTCAGGGCGGATTCACCGATTTCGACGCAGCAATTGCTACTCCAGACGCAATGGCTGAAGTTCGTAAGATCGCTCGTGTACTCGGTCCACGCGGTCTCATGCCGAACCCTAAGACTGGCACTGTAACAGACGACACCGCCAAAGCTGTTCAAGCTGTTAAGGCAGGTCGTATCGACTACAAGGTAGACAAGAGCGGTAACGTATCCGCTGCTATCGGTAAAGCTTCCTTCGATGAGACAAAGATCATCGAAAACGCCAAGGCTCTTGTTGAGAGCGTGGTGAAAGCCAAGCCAGCTTCTGCTAAAGGAAACTACATCAAGAGTGCTACTATTGCAGCTTCCATGAGCCCAGGCGTTAAGCTTGATTCAACTGTATACGGCGCTAACGCATAA
- the nusG gene encoding transcription termination/antitermination protein NusG: MPTIPPAKNQWYVVHVLSGQEQRVRDRILRQVEAEEMGNKIFEVLVPTEMVSEVRRGKKTETKRKFYPGYIIVNMDLLTEDNRLVEDTWYFIKEMDGVIGFAGTKDRPIPMRQREVDGMLAQIREREENVRPAVAFEVGDTVLVADGPFQSQNGVVEEIDAERGKLRVSVTIFGRATPVELEFWQVEQGE, from the coding sequence ATGCCAACCATTCCTCCAGCAAAAAACCAGTGGTATGTAGTTCACGTCCTTTCCGGTCAGGAACAGCGTGTACGTGATCGCATTCTGCGCCAGGTTGAGGCCGAGGAGATGGGCAACAAGATCTTTGAGGTTCTTGTTCCTACCGAAATGGTTTCAGAGGTGCGCCGTGGTAAGAAGACAGAAACTAAGCGTAAGTTTTACCCGGGCTACATCATTGTAAACATGGATCTTCTGACTGAAGACAATCGTCTCGTCGAAGATACCTGGTACTTCATCAAGGAGATGGATGGTGTGATTGGGTTTGCTGGTACCAAGGACAGACCGATTCCAATGCGTCAGCGTGAAGTTGATGGCATGCTTGCTCAGATCCGTGAGCGCGAGGAAAATGTCCGCCCAGCTGTAGCTTTCGAAGTTGGTGACACTGTATTGGTTGCTGACGGTCCATTCCAGAGCCAGAATGGCGTGGTAGAGGAGATTGATGCTGAGCGCGGCAAGTTGCGCGTCTCTGTAACGATCTTCGGTCGCGCAACTCCGGTTGAACTCGAATTTTGGCAGGTCGAACAAGGCGAGTAA
- the rplK gene encoding 50S ribosomal protein L11, translating to MAKEIKQVLKLQIQAGQANPSPPVGPALGQAGVNIMQFCKDFNAATQKQAGDLLPTVITVYKDASFTFITKQPPAAVLLKKVAKIASGSGEPNKKKVATITKDQIMEVVNQKMPDLNANDPEAAAKIIAGTARQMGLNVEGM from the coding sequence ATGGCTAAGGAAATCAAACAAGTTCTCAAGCTCCAGATCCAAGCTGGACAGGCAAACCCGTCTCCACCGGTTGGTCCTGCACTTGGTCAGGCTGGTGTGAACATCATGCAGTTCTGTAAGGACTTCAATGCCGCGACTCAGAAGCAGGCAGGCGATCTTCTTCCTACAGTAATCACCGTCTACAAAGATGCTTCTTTCACCTTCATCACCAAGCAGCCACCAGCGGCAGTTCTTCTTAAGAAGGTTGCTAAGATTGCTTCTGGTTCCGGTGAGCCAAACAAGAAGAAAGTGGCTACTATCACCAAAGATCAGATCATGGAAGTTGTGAACCAGAAGATGCCTGACCTTAACGCGAACGATCCTGAGGCAGCTGCCAAGATCATCGCTGGTACAGCACGTCAGATGGGTCTCAACGTCGAAGGGATGTAA
- the tuf gene encoding elongation factor Tu: protein MAKEAFERNKPHVNVGTIGHVDHGKTTLTAAITNTLAETGGAVAKAYDEIDGAPEERERGITISTAHVEYETEKRHYAHVDCPGHADYVKNMITGAAQMDGAILVCSAADGPMPQTREHILLARQVGVPAIVVFLNKVDQVDDEELLELVEMEIRELLSQYEFPGDDIPVVMGSALLALQGDATHKENILKLMAAVDEYVPEPERPIDQPFLMPVEDVFSISGRGTVLTGRIERGIIKKMEEVEIVGIRDTQKTTITDIEMFRKLLDEGRAGENVGLLVRGLKKEDVERGQVIVKPGTVTPHAKFKAEIYCLSKEEGGRHTPFFSNYRPQFYFRTTDVTGSIKLPDGVEMVMPGDNVEMEVELITKIAMEKRMRFAIREGGRTVGAGRVADILD, encoded by the coding sequence ATGGCTAAAGAAGCATTCGAAAGAAACAAGCCACACGTTAACGTCGGTACAATCGGCCACGTTGACCACGGCAAGACTACTCTTACCGCAGCTATCACCAACACTCTCGCTGAGACCGGTGGTGCAGTAGCTAAGGCATACGACGAAATCGACGGTGCTCCAGAGGAGCGCGAGCGTGGTATCACAATCTCCACAGCTCACGTTGAGTACGAAACAGAGAAGCGTCACTACGCTCACGTTGACTGCCCAGGTCACGCTGACTACGTGAAGAACATGATTACTGGTGCTGCCCAGATGGACGGTGCTATCCTTGTTTGCTCCGCTGCTGATGGTCCTATGCCACAGACTCGTGAGCACATCCTTCTTGCTCGTCAGGTAGGTGTTCCAGCAATCGTAGTTTTCCTTAACAAGGTTGACCAGGTTGATGACGAAGAGCTTCTTGAGCTCGTTGAGATGGAAATCCGTGAACTCCTCTCCCAGTATGAGTTCCCTGGTGATGACATCCCAGTAGTTATGGGTTCTGCTCTCCTTGCTCTTCAGGGTGACGCAACTCACAAAGAAAACATTCTCAAGCTCATGGCAGCTGTTGACGAGTACGTCCCAGAGCCAGAGCGTCCAATCGATCAGCCGTTCCTCATGCCAGTTGAGGACGTCTTCTCTATCTCCGGTCGTGGTACTGTTCTTACAGGCCGTATCGAGCGTGGTATCATCAAGAAGATGGAAGAGGTTGAAATCGTTGGTATTCGTGACACACAGAAGACCACAATCACTGACATCGAGATGTTCCGTAAGCTTCTCGACGAAGGTCGTGCAGGTGAGAACGTAGGTCTCCTTGTTCGTGGTCTTAAGAAGGAAGACGTAGAGCGTGGCCAGGTTATTGTTAAGCCAGGTACCGTTACTCCTCACGCCAAGTTCAAGGCTGAGATCTACTGTCTCTCCAAGGAAGAAGGTGGTCGTCACACACCATTCTTCTCCAACTACCGTCCACAGTTCTACTTCCGTACCACAGACGTTACAGGTTCCATCAAGCTTCCAGACGGAGTTGAAATGGTTATGCCTGGTGACAACGTTGAAATGGAAGTTGAGCTCATCACCAAGATCGCTATGGAGAAGCGTATGCGCTTCGCGATCCGTGAAGGTGGTCGTACAGTAGGTGCTGGCCGTGTTGCCGACATCCTCGACTAA
- a CDS encoding preprotein translocase subunit SecE: protein MFEKITTFIGEVKSELRKATWPWDPDPKARGFKKYKELVDSTVVVLIAITLLAGFVAVSDVLLMNAIQLISKFFAG from the coding sequence ATGTTCGAGAAAATCACAACATTCATCGGCGAAGTTAAAAGTGAGCTTCGCAAAGCTACCTGGCCGTGGGATCCAGATCCAAAGGCGCGTGGTTTCAAGAAATACAAGGAGCTTGTAGATTCTACTGTGGTGGTTCTCATTGCAATTACGCTCCTAGCCGGGTTTGTTGCTGTGTCCGACGTGCTTCTCATGAATGCAATCCAGTTGATCTCAAAGTTCTTCGCGGGTTAA
- the rplJ gene encoding 50S ribosomal protein L10: MNPDKKIIIDELFERVNASPFVIVVDYAGTTVPQFATLRDKLREGGSECHVAKNTYMRAALNSAGLPDISSELVGQTAFITGESDVCAAARSVKEFAKDAGKDDVFKCGILDGEVLDVTKLKTLADLPSREVLLAQLLGVIKEPATQIARVLNEKIKKDGGEGVSAPAEEAAAE; encoded by the coding sequence ATGAATCCTGATAAAAAGATCATCATCGACGAACTTTTCGAGCGTGTAAACGCATCTCCTTTCGTCATCGTTGTCGACTATGCTGGTACCACAGTGCCTCAGTTTGCTACACTCCGCGACAAGCTCCGCGAAGGTGGTTCTGAGTGCCACGTTGCCAAAAATACCTACATGCGTGCAGCACTCAACAGTGCTGGACTTCCTGACATCAGCTCCGAGCTCGTCGGTCAAACAGCTTTCATCACTGGTGAGAGCGATGTTTGCGCCGCAGCCCGTTCTGTTAAGGAGTTCGCCAAGGATGCTGGCAAGGATGACGTATTCAAGTGCGGTATCCTCGACGGTGAAGTCCTCGACGTAACGAAACTGAAGACACTTGCAGACCTTCCGTCTCGCGAAGTTCTCCTCGCTCAACTCCTCGGAGTTATCAAGGAGCCAGCGACACAGATCGCTCGTGTACTCAACGAGAAAATCAAGAAAGACGGCGGAGAAGGT